In Desulfosediminicola ganghwensis, a single window of DNA contains:
- a CDS encoding methylenetetrahydrofolate reductase C-terminal domain-containing protein has protein sequence MEEIWEMVRQHKNVTVFGCNTCVAVCHQGGNKEAEILASLLRMKATREELEIQFVDSGIERQCEHEFFEKAEGLLQNSEAVLSLACGIGVQFVATKYPKTPVYPALNTTFLGDVIAPGVFTEKCQGCGDCVLGATGGVCPISRCAKRVLNGPCGGSANGKCEISREVDCAWQLIIDRLDAMGKMENYEKLSSLKDWSRDRAGGPRSFKLEDF, from the coding sequence TTGGAAGAAATCTGGGAGATGGTTCGGCAACATAAAAATGTCACAGTCTTTGGCTGCAATACCTGTGTGGCCGTATGCCATCAGGGTGGGAATAAAGAAGCCGAAATCCTTGCCTCTTTATTGAGGATGAAAGCAACAAGGGAAGAGCTGGAGATACAGTTTGTCGATAGTGGTATAGAGCGACAATGCGAACATGAATTTTTTGAAAAAGCTGAGGGTCTGCTGCAAAACTCAGAGGCTGTGCTGAGTCTGGCATGTGGTATCGGGGTGCAGTTTGTGGCTACCAAGTACCCGAAGACTCCTGTGTATCCGGCGTTGAATACTACCTTCCTGGGAGATGTAATCGCGCCAGGAGTCTTCACTGAAAAGTGCCAGGGGTGCGGTGATTGTGTTTTGGGGGCAACCGGCGGCGTCTGTCCGATAAGTCGTTGCGCCAAGCGGGTTCTGAATGGGCCTTGTGGTGGATCTGCAAATGGCAAATGTGAGATTTCCAGAGAGGTTGATTGTGCCTGGCAACTGATAATAGATCGCCTGGACGCAATGGGGAAGATGGAAAACTACGAAAAGCTCAGTAGCCTCAAGGATTGGTCCAGGGATAGGGCGGGGGGGCCGAGATCATTTAAACTGGAGGACTTCTAA
- a CDS encoding hydrogenase iron-sulfur subunit, with protein sequence MPADWQPNIIAFACHYCAFAAADLAGVMRLSYPYNVKIVRLPCTGKLDHSYVLRAFERGVDGVFVAGULEGQCHFLEGNINAKKRVHRLHGLLESVGIDPERLEFYNLSAAMGPRWAEICAEFTEKIKELGPSPIWRAIVKKKKAARQMKQPKERSA encoded by the coding sequence GTGCCTGCAGACTGGCAACCCAATATAATAGCGTTTGCATGTCATTATTGCGCATTTGCGGCTGCGGACCTGGCTGGTGTTATGCGTCTTTCTTATCCGTATAATGTCAAGATCGTGCGGCTGCCCTGTACGGGAAAACTTGATCATTCTTATGTATTACGGGCGTTTGAAAGAGGAGTGGATGGTGTTTTCGTGGCTGGCTGACTTGAGGGCCAATGCCATTTCCTGGAAGGAAACATTAACGCGAAAAAACGAGTTCATAGATTACATGGTCTGCTGGAATCGGTCGGTATAGACCCGGAGCGGCTGGAATTTTATAATCTTTCGGCTGCGATGGGGCCGAGATGGGCAGAGATATGTGCTGAATTTACTGAAAAGATAAAGGAATTAGGTCCATCACCGATCTGGAGGGCCATTGTAAAAAAGAAAAAGGCTGCCCGGCAGATGAAGCAACCTAAAGAGCGGTCAGCCTGA